The genomic region ATATCGACCAGAGTGGCGCTGCCAACATGGTGGATGTTGGGAGCAAGGACGAGACGGAGCGTCAGGCTGTGGCCGAAGGATCGGTCAGAATGAAGCCGGAAACGCTGGCGCTCATTCTGGAAGGCAATGCGGCCAAGGGGGATGTCATCGGCACTGCGCGTCTGGCAGGCATCATGGCAGCGAAAAAGACCTCGGACCTTATTCCCCTCTGCCATCCATTGATGCTGACCAAAGTCGTGGTCGAAATCGAACCGGACCACACGTTGCCCGGCCTGCGCGTTCGTGCACTCGCCAAGCTGAAGGGACGCACCGGCGTGGAAATGGAAGCTCTCACCGCCGTTTCAGTTACCTGCCTCACGATCTATGATATGGCCAAGGCGGTCGACAAGCATATGGAGATCGGCGGCATCCGCGTTATCGAAAAGAGCGGTGGCAAATCAGGCGACTGGACGGCATAAGCCGTTCTTCCAGATATGCTGCTGACTTTGCTTTGGATCAATTCTGCCAATCGTTTTTTATGGTTTAGACGGGGCAGAAATTCAGTTCGAGAGGAAACGCCATGTCCCTTCTCCCGGTCGATGAAGCACTGGCCCGCATTCTGAAGTCGGCGGAGCCGCGCGGCACTGAGCAGATCGCTTTGTCAGATGCTGGTGGGCGTGTCGTTGCAACACCCGTGCTGGCACATTTTCTGCAGCCGCCTTTTGACGGTTCGGCGATGGACGGCTATGCCCTGATCGCGCCGGACAACATCTCCTATCCTGCCGAGTTCGATATCATCGGCGAGTCGGCGGCGGGCAATCGCTTCGAAGGCGAATTAAGAAGCGGGCAGGCAGTCCGCATTTTCACCGGCGCGCCGCTTCCCAACGGTACCGACACAATCGTCATTCAGGAGCATACCGAGCGCTCAGGCAACCGGCTGATCGTCCATAAAGGCATGGAACCGGGACGGCATATACGCCGCGCGGGCCTGGACTTTTCGCCGGGCGACATAGTCATTCCATCAGGCCGTGAACTGGATGCCGCTGCGCTGTCGCTGGCAGCGGCCAGCGGCAATGCGAAAATCGACGTATTCAAAAAGCCCACGGTAGCCATTATCGCCACCGGCGACGAGCTTGTTGCTCCGGGCGAGATACCCGGAAAAGACCAGATCGTTGCATCGAACAGTGTTGGAATTGCCGAGATCGTAAGGCGAGCCGGCGGGACTTCTCAAGATAAGGGGATCATTCCCGATGATCCCGCTAAAATAGAGCAGGCAATAAAAGATAGCCTGCAAAGCGGTGTCGACGTTCTGGTCACAATCGGCGGAGCTTCGGTCGGTGCCAGGGACTTTGTCCATGGCGCGCTGCAGAAACTGGGCGTCGACCTCGATTTCTGGAAGATCGCCATGCGGCCCGGCAAACCGCTGATGCATGGACGGATCGATGTGAATGGCAAGATTGTCCATATTATCGGCTTGCCCGGCAATCCTGTTTCCAGCCTGGTGTGCAGCCTTGTTTTTCTCCGGCCGCTTGTCGCGAAGCTCGCCGGCACCAGCCTTGACGCCGATATCCGTCCGGCGAAGCTGGGTGTTGCCCTGCCAGCTAACGATCCTCGCCGCGATTATATCCGGGCTACCATCGAATCACGACCGGATGGAACGCTGGTCGCGTCGCCTTTTCCGTTGCAGGATTCGTCCATGTTGTCCGCCCTCGTCCGCTCAAAAGCGCTTATCATCAGGGATGAGAACGCTCCCGCTGCCGCTAGTGGCGATGATTGCCGAGTTCTGATGCTATAGCGGCGATGCCTCCTCGGAACATGAGGAATTCGCCCTAAGCCCCGGTGGGATATATATTATTCAGAATGTCGTCCCACCCACTCCGGTGGCAGGAATGCAGCGCCGGAACATCCCATCTTTCCTTGTTTTGAGCATTAACGATTTTAAAACCATTGCAGAACAAGACTGGAACATATAGTGTTCGTTCTGGTTTTGTTTTTCTCGATTCTTGGCCGGGAGGGTGTCGCGCATGTTGACCCGTAAGCAGCACGAGCTTCTGCTGTTCATTCACGAACGTCTGAAGGAAACGGGCATTCCTCCCTCTTTCGACGAGATGAAGGAAGCGCTCGATCTGGCTTCAAAATCGGGTATCCATCGTCTGATCACTGCTCTGGAGGAGCGTGGCTTTATCCGCCGCCTGCCCAACAGGGCGCGTGCACTTGAGGTGTTGCGGTTGCCGGATTCAATCGCTCCTGGGCTCAATGCCCAAAAGAAGTTCGCTCCCAGCGTGATCGAAGGCAGTCTTGGCAAAGCGCCGCCCCCCCCTCCACCGGCTCGCCCTGCCCCTGTAGCTACCAATGACGACACGTCGGCAACGGTATCCGTACCGGTCATGGGACGAATAGCTGCGGGTGTGCCGATCTCCGCCATTCAGAACCAGACCCACTCCCTCAGCCTCCCGCCAGAAATGATCGGCGCGGGCGAGCATTACGCGCTTGAGGTCAAAGGGGATTCAATGATCGATGCCGGAATTTTCGACGGAGACACGGTGATCATCAAACGCGGAGATTCCGCAAATCCCGGTGAGATCGTGGTAGCTCTGGTCGATGATGAAGAAGCGACCTTGAAGCGCTTTCGCCGTAAGGGTGCCTCCATCGCTCTGGAAGCGGCTAATCCCGCTTATGAAACGAGGATATTCGGCCCTGACCGTGTTCGCGTACAGGGGAAGCTCGTCGGTCTTATCCGCCGTTACTAGAGCACGTCTTCCGAAAGCGGGAACCGGTTTCGGGTGATGCGCGTGACAAAACTAGATCGAGCGGTTTGGATTGAATAGAGCGAGAGACCGCTCGAAATCAATTGCAATGCGTTGTGGGGTTGTCCGCATCCGATGAACAGTCTGCTACGGTTCGAGTGGAACCGGATTTGGGCTTATATTCTCGTTCGGGCAAGCCGCGTGCCGCGCGCGAATGAATGCGATGCAAATGCCAGGGACGACTTGGAACATCAACAGCGTATGTAATTCGGTCGTCCGGACGCAAATCAGGCCTCGGCTGCTTCTCGTCAAGCCTCGCAGTTTCATGCGATTTTCCCGTTGCCGCTTTGGGAGAGCGGCTTTCATCGCGTTGTTGTCCGAGTCTGATTTCTACGGCTCCTTTCAGCGCCAGATCGCGTTTACTGATGCTGGTAATCGTTGAGCGACCACATGTAGCATCCTTGCCCGGAACAGCCAGGATGACCACATCCCCGATATTGCAGGCAATCTCCCGCATTGCCGGTTCTCCAGTATAGGCAAGCGTGCGACCATCACGCAGGGTAATTGTGCACACTCCCTCAACACACTCAAAACCATCGGACGCGGCCAGCTTTTCTTTTTTAACCGAAAGCGGGGGGATCATTTCCTTGACGAGATAGGCAGTTTTCCAATTGTCGATTGTGAACTGGGAAGGTCGATTTCGATTAACCGCAAGCCTTCCGTCCTCCAATCGGACGCCTACCAGCTTGGCATCTTCGGATACGACGATATCGGGAAATGGTTCCCTTAAAAAAACCATCAGGCCGAGGACGACAAATGGGAGCGCCAGTACCTTCAGTCTGGTGGAAAGCACAACCGCCAGAACCAGCGCAATGGTCCAGAAAACAAGAGTAAGCGCGGGCATGGTTCCTGGATTACCATCCGGCGACCAGGTCGCGACGAAGGCAGCAATGTGCCTTACCGCGAAAATGCCCCAGCCCATTATTTGCAAAGGCACCCAGTCAAGCTGCAAAGGCATCAGCACCAGGCCGAAAACAGCAAACGGCATCACAAGCAAGGCTATTGCGGGTTCAGCAAGCACATTTCCCACCAATCCCAATGGCGCTGTGTTGTTGAAATGATAGGCGGCGAAAATGCCGCTCGCCAACCCGGCAATGAGCGAGGTGCCTGCCGCTGCCGCGACTAGCTTTAATATCCGCCCAACAAAGCCGTCTCTGGACCTCCTAAGCTTCTCTGCGCCGACACGCCTGTTCGCATTGCGTTCGCTCCACCAGGCATAACCGGCGATCAACGCAGCGGTTGCAGAGAACGACATCTGGAAACTCGGCCCCAAAATCTCATGCGGCGAAAGAGCAATCATCGCGAGCGCCGCTATGGCCAGATTGCGCATGCTGATGGCAGCGCGATCGACCAGCAATGCTCCAAGCATAATCGCAATCATCACATAGCTTCGTTGCGCAGCAACGTCCGCACCGGACATGGCAAGATAGAAGGTACAGCTTAGCAGGGAGAGAAAAGCCGCGTATTTCTTAACCGGGCGCCGGACGCTGAAAGCGGGAAACAGCGCGAAGGCAGACCGTAGCGTCAACATGACGACGCCAGCGGCGAGCGCCATATGCAAACCCGAGATTGAAAGAATATGTGCAAGCCCTGCCTTGCGCAGATCGTCGTTGGTTTGCTCGCTGATCCCGGCGCGGGTGCCTGCCACGAGCGCCGAAGCGACACTGCCATCCTCCCCTCCAATCACTTCCTCAATCCGTTCGGAAACCCGGACCCGTAGCATAGCAATCCACTGGGATATTTCCGCTGTCAGTTCATCCGGCGGGGGAACAATCGCTACTTTGGGCGTCCCGAGAAAGAACCCGTTGGCGCCAATGCCATTGAAATATGCGTGAAAAGAGAAATCATAGTTTCCAGGGCGGACGGGGCCAGATGGGATGCGCAATCGCGCAAAACCAGACAATCCACTGCCGATCACTGTTGTCGCCGGTATATCTCTGGCATTAATGCGAACGCGCTTCGGCGGAAATCGAAGTTTGGGGCGCTCGGTTTGAAGCACCTCAAGTGTTATCCGCCAGCTGCCATTATCCTGATATTCAAGCGCAACGACCCGGCCCGTCACACGCGTCGCCACGTCTGAGCCCAACATCGCCGTGGCACGACGTTCCGTCTCCCATTTGCCGACCATAAGCCCGCCGATCAGAGCGATGGCCAAGGTCGTGCCCTGGGCAACCGCGAAATGCTTGCGCGTCGCAATTCGCAAGCTGAGGGCAATCGCGAGCATTGACAGAAGCGGAGTCCACGCAGGTTCGAATGAAAGCGTGAAATAGATTATCGCGCCGATACCGGCAAAAACCGGAAGCAGGAGGAAAAGTACGCCTCGTCCGGCTTCCGTTTCCATCGCAGCCTTGATCTGGCTGCCTGCGACCGAAGATATAGACAAAAGCCGTTCACGCAGGCTCAATACCGAAGGCTTGACAGGTGGTAAGTCTACTTCGAATTCACCTGGAGGCGAAGTCTCCGGAAATAAGGCGCGCAGCGAACCATCAGGCATGCTTCTGACAAGTGCCCGTTCGTTTACATCGCTCGCTTCCCTGATGCCTGTCATGCCCCCGCCTGACCGCAAAAGTTGGCCTAAGCCGCCAAAGTACCCCGAAAGAACAACGGCTCATCGGTGCGAAAGGGTTGCGAAGCCCTTGCGCACGTTGCTGCCTATGCTACATGAACCGCAGCCGAAATCGAGTGAGTTCGTACAAAGAACCGCGATTACCTGCCGAGTTGTCTCGCGCAGGCATTGGAATTCAAGTTCGCGCCTGTGTCTCCGGCATTCGCCGCTGCTCTGGAATGGCGCACGACATAGTGGAGCTATCATGCCGAAACCGGTCGTCACCCGTTTTGCCCCTTCGCCCACCGGGTATCTGCACATTGGCGGTGCACGCACTGCCCTGTTCAACTGGCTTTACGCCAAGCATAACGGCGGTAAGATGCTGCTACGTATCGAAGACACCGACCGGGAACGTTCCACCGATGCCGCGACTGCTGCCATTCTCGATGGACTGACCTGGCTGGGGCTGGATTGGGACGGCGAAGCCATCTCGCAATTCGAGCGTGCGCCTCGCCATCGCGAAGTGGCGGAAGAGCTGGTTGCTCTTGGCAAGGCATATTACTGCTATGCAACGCCAGAAGAACTGGAAGAAATGCGCGAGAAAGCCCGCGCCGAAGGTCGTCCACCGCGCTATGACGGTCGCTGGCGTGATCGCGATCCGTCAGAAGCACCCGCAGGCGTAAAGCCGGTCATTCGCATCAAGGCGCCGCAGGAAGGCGAAACTCTCGTGCAGGATGCCGTGCAGGGCGATGTCCGCTTCCCGAACAAGGATCTCGATGATTTCATCATCCTGCGTTCCGATGGCACGCCCACCTACATGCATGCAGTCGTTGTCGATGACCACGACATGGGTGTGACTCATATCATTCGCGGCGACGATCATCTGACCAATGCCGCGCGGCAGACCGTCATCTACAACGCAATGAGCTGGGACGTGCCGCAGATGTCACACATCCCGCTGATCCATGGTGCTGACGGTGCAAAACTCTCCAAGCGTCACGGCGCTCTGGGTGTCGATGCCTACCGTGCGATGGGCTATTTGCCCGCGGCCCTGCGCAACTATCTCGTGCGCCTTGGCTGGAGTCACGGCGATGACGAGATTATGTCGACCGAACAGATGATCGAATGGTTCGACGTCAAGGACATCAACAAGGGTGCGGCCCGCTTCGATTTTCAGAAGCTGGAGGCGATCAACGGCGTCTATATGCGCGCCAGCGACGACCGGGCGCTCTATGATGCGCTTATAGCCGTTCTTCCGGAGATTGAAGGCGGCAAGGAAATTTCCGATGCGCTGGACGATAAGCGCCGCGCACAATTGCTCGCCGCCATGCCCGGCCTGAAGGATCGTGCCAAAACTCTTGTGGAACTGGCTGACGGATCGAAATTCATCTTCGCTGCTCGTCCCCTTGACCTTGATGAGAAGGCAGCCTCCCTCCTGAATGAAGAAGGCCGCGCTGTACTCAAGTCTGTTCTGCCGGATCTGGAAGCTGCAACCGAATGGACTGTCGAATCTCTCGACGCCGTCGTGAGGACTCACGCGGAAAAAACCGGGCTGAAACTCGGCAAGATCGCACAGCCCCTACGCGCAGCATTGACCGGTCGAGCCACCTCTCCGGGCGTGTTCGACGTGCTTTCCGTCCTTGGCCGTGAGGAGTCGCTCGGGCGTATTCGCGATCAAATCGGTTAAGGTGGGAACATTCACGCTGACGTGACAAAACCGGCGTAAATAGTTCAAATTACGCATTGCATCGCGAACCGTTTGGGATAGTTTGACGGGCAAAATCGTTAGGATAATGCGTGAACGCTAATGGTCCCCACAGGGGCGGGACCATTCCAAGAGATAAAAGACAAATTATAACGACGATTACAATTCTGCCGTCGTGCGGGCGGCAAAGTGGACATGAAAGGAAACACGATGTCAGATAGGACAGCCAGCTTTACACTAGAAGGCAAAACATTCGACCTGCCTGTACGACAAGGCACTGTCGGACCAGACGTCGTTGATATTGGTCCACTCTACAAGAATTCCCAGATGTTCACCTACGATCCGGGCTTCACCTCCACGGCATCGTGCGAATCCAAAATCACCTACATCGACGGTGACGAAGGCACCCTGCTCTATCGCGGTTACCCAATCGATCAGCTTGCCGAACACGGCGATTTTCTGGAAACCTGCTACCTGCTTCTGTACGGCGAACTGCCAACGGCAACCCAGAAGGCTGACTTCGACTATCGTGTGACGCGCCACACGATGATTCACGAACAGATGACGAAGTTCTTTACGGGCTTCCGCCGTGATGCCCATCCTATGGCCGTAATGGTCGGCTGTGTCGGCGCGATGTCGGCTTTCTATCATGACTCGACCGACATCACCGACCCGCATCAGCGTATGGTCGCCTCGATCCGTCTGATCGCCAAGGTCCCGACGCTCGCTGCCATGGCCTATAAGTACCATATCGGCCAGCCGTTCATGTACCCGAAGAACGATCTCGATTTCGCGTCGAACTTCCTGCACATGTGCTTTGGCGTTCCGTGCGAGGATTACAAGGTCAATCCGGTTCTGGCGCGCGCGATGGACCGCATCTTCATTCTCCACGCGGATCACGAGCAGAACGCCTCGACCTCGACCGTGCGCCTTGCCGGCTCGTCGGGCGCCAATCCATTTGCATGTATCGCAGCCGGCGTTGCCTGCCTGTGGGGCCCTGCCCACGGCGGCGCTAACGAAGCCGCGCTCAACATGCTGGCTGAAATCGGTTCCGTCGACCGCATTCCTGAATTCATCGCCCGTGCAAAGGACAAGAACGATCCGTTCCGTCTGATGGGCTTCGGTCACCGCGTCTACAAGAATTACGATCCGCGCGCCAAGATCATGCAGAAGACCTGCCATGAAGTTCTGGGCGAACTCGGCATCAAGGACGATCCGTTGCTCGACGTTGCGATGGAACTGGAAAAGATTGCCCTGACGGATGAATACTTCATCGAAAAGAAGCTTTATCCGAACATCGACTTCTATTCGGGCATCACGTTGAAGGCCCTCGGCTTCCCGACCGAAATGTTCACGGTTCTCTTTGCACTCGCCCGTACCGTAGGCTGGGTCGCACAGTGGAAGGAAATGATCGAAGATCCGCAGCAGAAGATCGGTCGCCCGCGCCAGCTCTACACGGGCGCCGCCGAACGCGATTACGTGCCGCTCGCAAAGCGCAAATAAATATCAGATACGCACAAAAAACCCGGTTGCCAAACAACCGGGTTTTTTAACGCCTGCTCGCAGCAGGTAATCAGGTCCTGGACACAATCATTTCCAGCAAAAGCGCGATTGTTGTGTTGCGATAGAGTACTTCCGACGCTTCAGTTTAAACTGGAAATGCTCTTCCCTGCCAGCTCCAGAACGACCCGCGCACCGATCTCGCCAGACGGCTGCTCGGTCGCCATGATCGAAGCAACCTTATCGAATCCGTCGAGTTGTGCCTGCCGTGCCGATCCGGGCTTCATCAGCCGCTCGAGATTGCGAGCAAGCATTCCGGGGCGAACGAATTCATTGAAATACTCAGGCACTACCGGCTCATCGGCTATGATGTTCGGCAGAGCCGCGCTCCAGATGGTTATCTTGGGCATCAGAAACTTGCGTGCAAACCAGTCCGCCTTATAGGAAAGCACACTTGGGATACGTGAGAGAGCCAGTTCCAGTGAGACCGTCCCGGAAGCGGCAAGCGCCGCATCAGCCCTGGAAAAAGCTTTCCACTTTTCCTCATCGCCCAGGACAATAAGCGGTTTGACCGCCCAATTCTTCGAAAGATCCCGCACCATTTCCTCGATGC from Brucella intermedia LMG 3301 harbors:
- the glp gene encoding gephyrin-like molybdotransferase Glp, coding for MSLLPVDEALARILKSAEPRGTEQIALSDAGGRVVATPVLAHFLQPPFDGSAMDGYALIAPDNISYPAEFDIIGESAAGNRFEGELRSGQAVRIFTGAPLPNGTDTIVIQEHTERSGNRLIVHKGMEPGRHIRRAGLDFSPGDIVIPSGRELDAAALSLAAASGNAKIDVFKKPTVAIIATGDELVAPGEIPGKDQIVASNSVGIAEIVRRAGGTSQDKGIIPDDPAKIEQAIKDSLQSGVDVLVTIGGASVGARDFVHGALQKLGVDLDFWKIAMRPGKPLMHGRIDVNGKIVHIIGLPGNPVSSLVCSLVFLRPLVAKLAGTSLDADIRPAKLGVALPANDPRRDYIRATIESRPDGTLVASPFPLQDSSMLSALVRSKALIIRDENAPAAASGDDCRVLML
- the moaC gene encoding cyclic pyranopterin monophosphate synthase MoaC, producing the protein MVSKLTHIDQSGAANMVDVGSKDETERQAVAEGSVRMKPETLALILEGNAAKGDVIGTARLAGIMAAKKTSDLIPLCHPLMLTKVVVEIEPDHTLPGLRVRALAKLKGRTGVEMEALTAVSVTCLTIYDMAKAVDKHMEIGGIRVIEKSGGKSGDWTA
- the gltA gene encoding citrate synthase — protein: MSDRTASFTLEGKTFDLPVRQGTVGPDVVDIGPLYKNSQMFTYDPGFTSTASCESKITYIDGDEGTLLYRGYPIDQLAEHGDFLETCYLLLYGELPTATQKADFDYRVTRHTMIHEQMTKFFTGFRRDAHPMAVMVGCVGAMSAFYHDSTDITDPHQRMVASIRLIAKVPTLAAMAYKYHIGQPFMYPKNDLDFASNFLHMCFGVPCEDYKVNPVLARAMDRIFILHADHEQNASTSTVRLAGSSGANPFACIAAGVACLWGPAHGGANEAALNMLAEIGSVDRIPEFIARAKDKNDPFRLMGFGHRVYKNYDPRAKIMQKTCHEVLGELGIKDDPLLDVAMELEKIALTDEYFIEKKLYPNIDFYSGITLKALGFPTEMFTVLFALARTVGWVAQWKEMIEDPQQKIGRPRQLYTGAAERDYVPLAKRK
- the gltX gene encoding glutamate--tRNA ligase, yielding MPKPVVTRFAPSPTGYLHIGGARTALFNWLYAKHNGGKMLLRIEDTDRERSTDAATAAILDGLTWLGLDWDGEAISQFERAPRHREVAEELVALGKAYYCYATPEELEEMREKARAEGRPPRYDGRWRDRDPSEAPAGVKPVIRIKAPQEGETLVQDAVQGDVRFPNKDLDDFIILRSDGTPTYMHAVVVDDHDMGVTHIIRGDDHLTNAARQTVIYNAMSWDVPQMSHIPLIHGADGAKLSKRHGALGVDAYRAMGYLPAALRNYLVRLGWSHGDDEIMSTEQMIEWFDVKDINKGAARFDFQKLEAINGVYMRASDDRALYDALIAVLPEIEGGKEISDALDDKRRAQLLAAMPGLKDRAKTLVELADGSKFIFAARPLDLDEKAASLLNEEGRAVLKSVLPDLEAATEWTVESLDAVVRTHAEKTGLKLGKIAQPLRAALTGRATSPGVFDVLSVLGREESLGRIRDQIG
- a CDS encoding ComEC/Rec2 family competence protein, whose protein sequence is MTGIREASDVNERALVRSMPDGSLRALFPETSPPGEFEVDLPPVKPSVLSLRERLLSISSVAGSQIKAAMETEAGRGVLFLLLPVFAGIGAIIYFTLSFEPAWTPLLSMLAIALSLRIATRKHFAVAQGTTLAIALIGGLMVGKWETERRATAMLGSDVATRVTGRVVALEYQDNGSWRITLEVLQTERPKLRFPPKRVRINARDIPATTVIGSGLSGFARLRIPSGPVRPGNYDFSFHAYFNGIGANGFFLGTPKVAIVPPPDELTAEISQWIAMLRVRVSERIEEVIGGEDGSVASALVAGTRAGISEQTNDDLRKAGLAHILSISGLHMALAAGVVMLTLRSAFALFPAFSVRRPVKKYAAFLSLLSCTFYLAMSGADVAAQRSYVMIAIMLGALLVDRAAISMRNLAIAALAMIALSPHEILGPSFQMSFSATAALIAGYAWWSERNANRRVGAEKLRRSRDGFVGRILKLVAAAAGTSLIAGLASGIFAAYHFNNTAPLGLVGNVLAEPAIALLVMPFAVFGLVLMPLQLDWVPLQIMGWGIFAVRHIAAFVATWSPDGNPGTMPALTLVFWTIALVLAVVLSTRLKVLALPFVVLGLMVFLREPFPDIVVSEDAKLVGVRLEDGRLAVNRNRPSQFTIDNWKTAYLVKEMIPPLSVKKEKLAASDGFECVEGVCTITLRDGRTLAYTGEPAMREIACNIGDVVILAVPGKDATCGRSTITSISKRDLALKGAVEIRLGQQRDESRSPKAATGKSHETARLDEKQPRPDLRPDDRITYAVDVPSRPWHLHRIHSRAARGLPEREYKPKSGSTRTVADCSSDADNPTTHCN
- the lexA gene encoding transcriptional repressor LexA; this translates as MLTRKQHELLLFIHERLKETGIPPSFDEMKEALDLASKSGIHRLITALEERGFIRRLPNRARALEVLRLPDSIAPGLNAQKKFAPSVIEGSLGKAPPPPPPARPAPVATNDDTSATVSVPVMGRIAAGVPISAIQNQTHSLSLPPEMIGAGEHYALEVKGDSMIDAGIFDGDTVIIKRGDSANPGEIVVALVDDEEATLKRFRRKGASIALEAANPAYETRIFGPDRVRVQGKLVGLIRRY